The genomic interval TGCGAGCAGCGATCACATCGGGGCGCTGGCGGGCGGAGAGGGTGTAGGAGCGGGCGAGGCGGGCATAATAGGCCCAATCGGCGACGATCAGCGCAATCAGCAGGTTTATGAAGCCCGGACCCAGAATGCCGATGATGGCAAAGGCCAGCACGAGGCCGGGCAGGGTCATCATGACGTCGACGAGGCGCATCAGGACGGTATCGACCCAGCCGCCAGCCATTCCGGCTATGGTCCCGATTATGATCCCGATGGTGAAAATGGTGCCGAGCACCATGACCGCCGCGCCGATGGAGCGATGGGCGCCGTCGAGCAGGCGGGATAGCACATCGCGGCCGGTCGGGTCGGTGCCCAGCCAATGGGTTGCGCTCGGCGCCTGCAGGGCGACCGCATAGTCGGGCCAGTTAGGTTCATAGGGCGAAATGAACGGGCCAAGGGCGGCGAGCACCAGCAGGATCACCCCGAGCAGCATTCCGATGGCGAAGCCGCGATGGGCCAGCAGGCGCGGCCAGAGTTGGCGCTGGGTGGATGGCGTGAATCTGGGCGATGTGGGCCGGGCGACGCTGGCGAAGCGGGTGAGGGCGTTCATCGTGCGCTCCGCAGACGGGGATCGAGCAGCATGGCCACCACATCGACGAGGAAGCTGGCGGCCACATAGGCAAGACCGCTGAGCAGGACAAAGCCCTGAATGACGGGGAAGTCGCGGGCAGAGAGCGCCTGCAACAAGTAACGGCCAAGGCCGGGCCAGGTGAAGATTTCTTCGATGATCGGCGCGCCGCCGATCAGCGCGCCGATGCTGACGCCGACGGCGGTGAGGAACGGCAAGAGGCCATTGGGCAGCCCATGGCGCGACAGGACAAACCAACGGCTCGCGCCACGGGCGCGGGCAACCTGCGCGAAGTTTGAGTTCATGGCCTGAAGCAGGCTGGCGCGCAGAAGCTGGGTCCAGCCAGCGGCCCGGTCGACCCCAATGGTCAGGGCCGGCAGGAGGACCAGGGCAAAAGTGCCGCTGGACAGCACGCGGCCAACGCCGGCGCCGACCACGACATATTGCAACACCAGTAGGGCGAAGACGAAGGTGGGCAGGGCGGAGCCAATCTGCGTGTAGAGCAATATGACGCGGTCAGGCCATCGTCCCCGCCAGGCCACAGAAATCAACGCCAGGATCAGCGCGAGAATGACGGAAGTGGCGAGGGCGGTGCCTAACAGCATCAGCGTGGCGGGCAAGCGTTGGCCGATCTCTTCGAGCACGGGTTTGCCGGTGCGATAGGACACCGACAGATCGCCCTGCACGACGCGCCCGAGCCACTGCACGTATTGCAGCGGCAGCGGCTCATCGAGCGCCAGTTCGGCCCGCAGATTGGCAATCTGCAGGTCATTGGGCTCGTGAATGAAGCGCGCCTCAAGTATCCGCATCACCGGGTCGCCCGGCGATAGCGGCAGGAGCGCCCAGACGATAACCGTGGCAGCCAGCGCCGTCAGGACGGCCTGTGCAAGTCGTTTGAGGATCAGGACTGCCACGGAGTTTTTCATTACTGCGCCGGCGACGGGGCTGTGGTCGGCGAGACGTGGTAGAGCGCGAAGCCGGGTTCGTAGCCGGCATAGGTCTCGTTCACGACGACGCGGCCCTTGTGGATGTTGAAGGCAAACACATAGGGGTCTTCGCTCACCAGAATGTCCTGGATGCGGCCAAGGATTTCGTCGCGACGAGTGGTGTCGACTGTGACCTTGAGTTCAGCGATCAGGGCGTGGACTTCCGGGTTGGCGTAGCTGGCAAAGTTGCGGTTGCCGGCGGGGCCAAGATAGCGCGTCAGGAATGGCGAGGTGACGCCCCAGCTGACGGTGCCTTCGCTGGAAATGCCAAGATCCCAATCGACGCCGCCTTTGCCCAGTGCTGCATAAACGTCATCGACCGACTGGATTTTGACCCCAATACCGAGCTTGCGAACCTGGGCCTGCAACGCGCCGCTAAGCGGCACGAGGTCTGGTTGCTGCGGATATATGACGACCTTGAGCTCAAGCGCTTCGCCGTCCTTGCGGCGCATGTCGCCATCGAGGAGCCAACCGGCTTCGTCGAGCAGGGCGGCCGCAGCCGTCGGATCGGTGACATAGGTCTGGCGAGCCCAGGGGAAGCTTTCATTGTAGAGGCCCTTGGCCTCAGCCAGGGCGCCGCCGAACACGACATTGGCGATCTCGTCATAGTCGATGGTCTGCATCAGTGCCTGACGCACGCGAACGTCGTCGAATGGTGGCTGGTTGACGTTCATGAAGCCTAGGAAGCCGCCGGTTCCGGTGGTGCCGGTATTGAAATGAATGCCGGGGGTGGCATCAACCACGGGGCGCGCCGCGATAGGGGGATAGAGCGCGATATCGGCTTCATCGTTCTGGACGGCCAGAATGCGGGCGTTCGGATCGGTGACGAAGCTGACGGAGAGGCCGGGCAGGGCTGGTTCGCCGTTCCAGTAGCTATCGTTGCGCTCCGCATCGAGGCGGGCGGAGGTCAGACTGGTGACGGTGTAGGGGCCGGTATAAATGCCGGCATTGGTCAGCTTGGTCCAGTCGTCGCCAACGGCGTCGGCGGCCTCGGCGTCATAGATCAGGAAGATAGCTTCGTTGGACAGAATGCCGGGCAGTTCCGGCCATGGCGCGACCGTCGAAATGGTAATTTCCATGTTACCGGTTTTGACGAAGGTTGTGCCTTCGGGAACGGCACCTGTGGCGGAGTCCGATACGGCCATCTGGCGCTTGATGACGGCGAGAACGGCGTCGGCATCGAGCACCTTGCCATTCTGGAAAGTGATCCCATCGCGCACGGTAGCGACCCAGGTCAGCGCGTCCTTGTTTTCCAGGCTTTCCAGCAGCCAAGGCTGGTTGGTGCCGTCGGGATAAAACTTCATCAGCAGTTCGGCAACGCCAAATTCCTGCATCCAGAAGCCATCGACGGCCGGGTTCATCGTGCCGATGTCAAACGAGGTGACGATGCGTAACGGCGCTGGATCAGACTGCGCGGTGGCAGCCGAGACCGCTAAGGCGCTGGCCAGCAGGGCGAGTGTGAGACGCTTGAAAATCATGAATTGTCCTTGGTGGAAAGGGCAGGTTGGCGTGCGGCCTTGGCCGTATGAATGAGGAGGTCGTGGGCGGTCTGGCCCTGGACCAGAACTTCCGAAACGAAGCGGGCGAGGGCTGTTTTGTCGGCCAGGCGATACCATTCGCCCTTGGGATAAAGGGCGACCATCGGGCCTTGATTGCAGGGGAACAGGCAGCCGGTGCGGGCGGTGAGGCATTGAGAGGCAATGCCCTGTCTGTTGGTCTCGTCCTTGAGGGCATGCAGGAGCGAGGCAGCGTCGCGGTAGTGGCAGCGCGGGCCGGTGCAGACCAGCAGGTGGTGTCGAAAATCGGGTGGGTTCTGCCAGCCAGGTTTGCCCAGCGATGGTTTTGCCTTGGCGACGGGCGTGGCGTTGTCGGCGTTTTCAAGCGCCGTCGTCACGAAATGACTGAGCAGTGCCGGGTCATCGCTGGCTTCGCTGCCAACGGACAAGGTGACATCGTCGTTGCCGGGCAGAAGGCTCCAAGTGGCGAGCGCGCCAGGGAGCCAGGCGATCAGGCTTTCGGGGAAAGGCAGGCCAATCGGCTGGACGAGAATGGACGTATGCCCCTCATCGCGCAGGGCGTCGAGGGCCTGCGGCAGGTTCTGGTCGGTGCCTTCGAGGCGAACGAGACGGCTGGGCAGGGCGGTGGCTGCGGCAAGTCCGTTCGCCACCGTCGCAAAACGGCGAGCACTCAGATTGGCCAGCGAGATGACAAAGAGAATGGCGTCAGGCTGCATGACACGCCCCAATGCAGGACGCATGATCATGTGGATACGCCATTGGGTGGTGCCCAATGTTCATAATCAAAACTCCGCTCAAGCCGGTTAGGATCGGCTTTGGCGGGCGGGGTGTGCGCGCGCCGATAACCCCGTTGTCGGAACGGACAGGTTAGGCGCAAATGGCAGATAGGATGCTGGCGTGGCCGCAGTCATGACGTGTCCCCTGCCAGAACACCTCGTCTGGCTGCTTGGTATTGTGCTTGGGCAGGTCTCCTGGCTCACGGCTCTGATGCGGTTGCAGCCTTCCCAATCCTAAAAGGACCAGTGGCGATAGCAATCGCTTGCCGCTTACAGTTGCGAGGGCAGCCTCGGTTTTGGCCCCTGATGGGTAATCCGCACCGTGTTCCCTTTTAATCCGCGCGTCATGGCGGAACCGAAAGCTCGCGCAAGTTGGGGTGATTCTGGATGGGGATCAAGGCGCAGGTGTCGGCGTTGTGTCGCGGGGGCGCGTTGCGCCAACACTCTTGCTGCGTTTGCTGGTAAGACAGTGGCTAAGCTGGAGTTGGTGGCAGAAAACCTAGTCGTCATGCAGCCGCTTTTCGATTGGCTCGCCGATCCGGAAATTGTTGAACTGCACGTCTAGGCCAGCGCGGGTTGGGGAGCAGCACATCATGCCGGCTTGGACGACTTGGGGCATCGCCAGGTATGCGAGGCGGGCCATGCGCCATTGGCCGGTTTCGGCCTGTAATTGGACGCGCAGGGCTGTGCCGTGCCGCGTGACGCGGATGTTCAGGCCGTCGCGGAATGCGTTGGGCAGGGAGAGCATCGACCAATCGGATTGGTCATCGCGCGTTACCACGGTGCTGAAATGGAGCTCACCATCGGTATATTCGATGCCGGCCTTGATCCAGTTCTTGCCGTCGACGCGGACCATCAGGCCGGCCTGATCATAGAGTGCCGTGTAGTCGGCCTTGAATGTGACTGACATGGTGAAATCGCCGGACACTTCATCGTGGTAGAAGTGACCGTTGTCGTGCAGGAAATCGTAGAACGTGTTGTTCCAGAAATCCGTCTCCAGCGCGGTCCGAACAGCTAGCCCCTCACCATTTTCGGTCCAGTGAAGCGGCTCGTTGATCCAGCGCATAGTGGTTCTCCGTCAGTGCTGGAGACTACCCTATGGTCACGTTGGCAGTTTGGCTAGATTGCGCTAGGCCCTGCGTCGTCGATCGGACCATAGAAACGGACGTAGCGGAAGCGCCCACGAATGAGCCTGTCTAACTATGTCTTTGGGGGAGGCCCGGATGCTTTGGCCGCTGGGCCTGTCCGGAAAGGGCGATGGTGGAGGGGACTGGATTCGAACCAGTGTACGCTAAGCGGTCAGATTTACAGTCTGATGGATTTAACCACTCTCCCACCCCTCCACAACAACGTCGCTTGGGTAGGAAAACGAAGCGCTAGGCGTTTCGTTCGGGCGGTTTATGGTGGTCTGATGACAGAGTGTCAACACCCCTTTGGCAATGCTCCCAAAAAAACTGCTGGCCAATGACGTTAAGGCCAATTGCCGCCGTCGCGCCGCAGGGGCTTTTGGCTGCGTCATGCGCGCTAAAGTCTCGTTGATGACGGCGGGAAGGGGTTGCCAGTGTTGGTTGTGCCGCGCTATTGGCTAACACGTCGGTCATCGACCGGGCGGGTATAGCTCAGTGGTAGAGCAGCAGCCTTCCAAGCTGAATATGCGGGTTCGATTCCCGCTACCCGCTCCAAAAAACCACCAATTTCATCGAAGACGGTATCGGCGGAGATTGCTCTCCACCGAGGTTTTGCGTTGTCGGCTACAGCCAGCCGGCCAGCACACCGATGCCGCCAATGGCAAATACACCGCCGGCGAACTGGGCAGCGTATTTACCGTACTTGCCGATAAGGCGCGCGATTGCCGCTGTGCTGGCAATGCCTGAGAGATGGAGCAGGGCGGTTGCAACCGCGAAGCCGGCCGCGTAGGTCAGCCCGCTTGCGTCTGTCGGCATTTCAGCGCCATGGGCGTGTCCGTGGAACACTGCAAACAGGCCAACAAGCGTCATCGCGGCGGCAACAGGCATCGCCCGTCCAAGGGCGGCGGCGGCGCCGATCACTACGCTTGAGAGGGCAATGCCAAGTTCGACATAGGGGAGGTCGACCTGGGTCACGCCCAGCGCGAAGCCGGCGACCATCATGGTCACAAAGCTCAGCGGCACCAGCCACAGGGCGCGGCCACCCAGCACGAAGGCGAAAACGCCGCCAGCGACCATTGCCAGGACGTGATCGATTCCGCCGATGGGGTGTTCAAAGCCGTGAAAAAAACCGGCTGTGTCGCCGACGCCAGTGTGGGCGAAGCTGATTGTGGGGAAGAGGACCAGAATGGCCAAGGCCAGAAAAAGACGCATCATTATCCTTCCGGGGTCTTGTGCCCCTGAGTGATCGCAATCGGCGCCCGCCGGAACTTCCATATACTCGCATGCCATTTAATGGCTGCGCGCGGCGTGGTTGTAAATGGTGATCCATATGGCGCCGGTTATGCGTTATAGCTTTGCCACCGCAGCGTTGCGGGTTTGGGGTAAGGCGATCGTGCTGCTTGTTATTTTTCTCGTGCTTTTGCTGCTGCTGGTTCAGGTCTTTTTGCCCGGCCGCTATCTGACGGAACAGGTTGGCAATGCCGCCCAGATGGGACCGCGCGACGACCTGCCGGAACCGAGTCGCAATCTGGCGCGCGCCCGCCGCGCCCTTGGCAATCTGCAGGAAACGCTGCCGATTTTTCTGACGCTGGCCGTGCTGTCGATCGTGTTGGGCGAGCAGAGTTGGCTGGCGCTGATCGGCGCCTGGCTTTATCTGGTCGCCCGCGTCTCGCATGTAATTTGCTACATGAAGGGGCTTTCGCCATGGCGTTCGGTGTCTTTTATGGCCGGATTGCTGGGGAATTTGCTGATGGTGATCGCGCTTGTGCCCCATATTTGGGGCTAAGCTGCAAAGGGGTCTTGCGAAGCGCGCCCTTTGCCATTAGACACACCCTCGCCTGAAGGGGTTTAGCTCAGTTGGTAGAGCATCGGTCTCCAAAACCGAGGGTCGTGGGTTCGAGTCCCCCAGCCCCTGCCAGGCATCTATCTGACATCATTGCATTTTCTACCTCTGGCGCAATTGTGGCGTTGGAGGTTTGGCAGTTTTAGACCGAGGGTCTAACAGATTTGTTTGCCTTCTGATCGATTCTAGCATGGCCTCTTATCTATTTTCCAGCTTTGCGCCACGAGATCGAAGCTGCGGCATCGCGATAAAATCTTGCGCGAGCTGAAGGCTAGTATCGTTATCGTCTCATCCATCCTCTCTAAGTGTGGTTTTGCGACGGTGTGCCGCGTTCCGTAAGAAGTCCTGCCGGAACCAATGTGACCATAGTCCTACACATTGGTTCCAAACGCTTGATGTCCCGGCCCGGTAGTCGAGAGGTAGGGTGGCTGCGGGCGCAGAAAGTATACGCTCCCGTGCTGGCAGTGACGTTTGGAATGCCGCCGCATACGCGTCGACCGCAATACTTGAAGATCACATCGCCACTGGTTGACTGACGTCGTGAGATGGGGCGTGACAACTAGAATATTAGTGTTAAGATTTGACGTTAGGACTTGAGCGCGAGATAAGCCATTGGCCTCCGTCGAAGAGAGCCCTGTGAAGAGTGAGCTGGAACAACCTGTGGGTCTTCCTTATGCGCCACTCGCTGTCGGTGGTGCCGTATTTATAGCTTGCTTACTAGGCATCTCGACGAGGCCGCCGGGTTTTATCGCCATGGTGTGGCCCGCGAATGCCATTATGCTGGGATTACTAGTCAGGATACCTTGTGCACGTCGCGCAACCACTTGGTTGGTGGCGGCTTTTGCATACATGGCGGCCGATCTGGTCGCGGGTACTGATTTCGCTAAAGCCATTTTGCTCAACACCGCAAATCTGTGTGGTATTGGCGCAGGGTATGTTGCCTATCGGTATCTTCCCAGAGACGCATTGCGGATGCGCGAGCCGGCATCTGCGCTCTACGTCATTCTGCTTTCGGCAGCGGCGAGTGTAGGCGCAGGCGTTGTGGGCGCTGTTGGGGATCCATTCTTACTCCAGATAGGAATGAATAATGCAGCAATTCTGTGGGCTGTCACTGAATTGGTCAACTACATCGCCTTGCTACCTGTAATCCTTTCTGCACAAAAATTTGGCGCGCGGCTGTTATTTGTTAATAGAGTATCGATCTCGACATACTTGAGGGCAGCATTGCCGACCTTGGCGTTGGCTGCTTCATGCTGCTTTGCGGCGGCGCTGGGAGGGCCAGGAGCGATCGCCCTTGCCGTCCCGGCGCTACTTTGGTGCGGGCTAAGCTATTCCGTCTTTGTCGTATCGGTCCTGTCCTTTGCATTTAGTTGCTGGTCTCTCACCATTTTATGCGCTGCTTACGTGCAGGGTAGTGGTGCTGTTGTTGATGAGCATGCGCTGGTCTCCATGAGGTTGGCCGCGTTCGTGATAGCTTTGGCGCCCACTACGTTGGCCATTGTGATGCGAAGGATGGTTGAGCTTAACGAGAAGCTTTCATTCACTCGACAAAGTGCCGATATGGCAATGAACGCTGGCGGAATAGTCGCGACCTGGGACCTGAATCTGGGGCTACGGACACTCTCGGTGGAGGGCAGTTTCCTGAGGATGTTTAATCTGGAAAGCCAACCCAAGGCTATTCCGCTTGAGGTGTTATCCCGATTGATGCATCCGGATGACCGTGATCGGGTATGGGACGCCCTTGGCAATTCCATCGCTACCGATACGGACTATCACTGTCGTTACAGGCTGGTTACCCCCCAGGGCGAAATTAGATGGTTCGCAGCTTTCGGAAAACCGTCACGGGATAACCAGCACGCAGTCTCGAATTTGACAGGGATACTGGTTGATGTCACCGAACATGCACATGCAGTAGAAGCGCTAGAGCAAAGCAATACGCGCTTCAATATAGTTAGTGAATCCATCCCTCAAATCGTGTGGAGTACGGATAGCAAAGGCCGACATGACTATTTCAATAGTCGATGGGCGGAATTCACCGGCGTCTCGCCGGAGGAAACCTCATTCGACACTTGGGAGAGGTTGGTTCATCCGGATGACAAACCTCGGGTCGATGAATCCTGGAGGGCCTGCCTCGCTAGCGGAGAGACGTATTCGATCGACTATAGATTCCGATACCGAGACGGCAGCTATCGCTGGCTAAAAGTTCTAGCTAAGCCTTTCTGGAACGATGAGGGGGAGATAGTTAGGTGGTATGGGACGTCCACAGATATTAATGACGCCAAAGAACTTGAGGCCGAGCGCGAACTTGTCTCGCGCGAACTAGATCACCGGATTGGCAATCTATTCGCGTTGGTAAACGGCCTAGTCGCACTTTCAGCACGTCACGGAACCGACTTGAAATCCGCCACTGACGACCTGCGCGGACGACTAAGTGCGCTGCACGGAGCTCATGTGCTCATCAGAGGGAACGGGCAGGGGCAATCTGCCACCTTAGCAGAGCTTCTGTGGCAATTACTCGCGCCCTACCACAACGGTGGCGACCATATCACCATTGCAGGTGACGAAGTCGCCGTTGATGCGTCGGCGATGACCTCAGTAGCGTTAATATTTCATGAGTTAGCGACTAACGCTGTCAAATATGGCGCGCTAGGGGATAGTACCGGGCATCTGAGTATCATGCTTACCCACAATGGCGAGCGAGTAAGGATTGTTTGGGAGGAGGTATCAGGCGCGCAAGCGGCTACTGCCCAAGGATCAGGCTTCGGGTCAAAACTGTTCACATCCATCGTTGAGGCACAGCTCCGCGGTACGGCGACGCGGTCATGGTCTCCCGAAGGCTTGACGGTGGATATTGATGTGCCCGCCTCGTCGCTGGAGCGCAATGCAAGGGGCTAGGCTTGTTGGTATCCTCCGCTCGAATAGTGTCTAGAACAGATATGTTGATCCAGTGATGACCGAATGAGTTCCTCCGACCCCCGCCTCGGAATGCTCTTCGGTTGTTGCGGCGCTTGGGTCAGACCCTGATTGATCACGATCTCCAGCAAGCGTTGCAATGGTGCGCCTCATTCAGCGTCCCGAAATAGCGGTACAACTGTCTTCGTCGGTCGAGGGCACGAAGTAGAAGAGTTCGTTGGTGTGGTTCGCCGCGTGCGTGCGCTGCCAGTGTTTAAGCACTAAGGCACGCGGCCAACGCCGGACCTCATAACTCGTACTAAGATCACCCAGGCATACCCTCTTGACAGTGCTGGTTACTGGACTTTCACCAAGCGTCATCGCGAAGATCGTGTTCGGGGCGCTTCAAAAAGCCAAAAGCTTGCGTGCCGGAGGTTCATTGTAAGCTGAAGACATTTTCACTCAAGCTGTTGTGCCGGATGTTTGGGCTGCAGTTCCTACTTTTTGCGGAAAGCATTAAGTGCGGTGCCTAACAGGAACAGCTTGTTCAGCGTTGGTGATTGACGCTTGTGGTTGTTGCTATTGTGATGGCTGCTGGTTGTTCTGGCTCCCACCAGCAGATTCGCCGCTCGGATACAAATTGACAGCCTTCCCGAACGGTGAGTTACGGCCCAAGATTTTGTTCCTAGTATCGATGAGGTTTTGGCCGTTAGTTTGGATGTGATTGACCCGTGGCTGGTTGGTTTTTTGTTGCTTGAAAAACAAACCGGCTCGGCTGTTGATGTTATTTCAACTGCTATTTTTTCTCGTTGCCCGAATTCCCCGATAGTTCAAAGACCCACTGTGGCGCATCGTTATCTCATTGAAGAGATGACATTAGCCTATGCCTGATCGTGATTCAGAAGTCTCATCCAGTGAGGAGTTCACGCCAACACTGACCTTTAACCGCGAAACCGAGGTCGAGTTTCGAGCGGCCGTGTTGCGGGATCAACGCCAAGCGACTCTCGTCTGTGCAGTTGGTGCTTTCATCATTTGGGTAGGCTTTGCCACGCTGGACATGTTTCGGATTTGGTACCTGCCACCAGGGGATTGGGCCTGGCAGGTGGCCCTCCTGCTAATCGGCCGTGCTGTTGTCATGGCTGCGCTGATCGGAACGATCTTCGAGGTCTGGCTTGGCCGTCAACGCTATGACCGCCTTGTTGTGGTGGTCTTCGTCCTGGTCGGGCTTGTCGCGAGCCTCACTGCAAATTTGGCCAGATCTATGGGCGCCTTTGCCGTGGACAGCGCCCAGGTGGCGGTGGTGATGGCTGCGTTCTTGCCTATCGGGCTGCGCTTTAAGCAGTCGCTAACAGTCGGCCTGATTGTGACCTGCGCCTGCGTTTGGATTACCTTACAAGTGCTGCCGCACAGCAT from Devosia sp. 2618 carries:
- a CDS encoding DUF1349 domain-containing protein, whose product is MRWINEPLHWTENGEGLAVRTALETDFWNNTFYDFLHDNGHFYHDEVSGDFTMSVTFKADYTALYDQAGLMVRVDGKNWIKAGIEYTDGELHFSTVVTRDDQSDWSMLSLPNAFRDGLNIRVTRHGTALRVQLQAETGQWRMARLAYLAMPQVVQAGMMCCSPTRAGLDVQFNNFRIGEPIEKRLHDD
- a CDS encoding MAPEG family protein, which gives rise to MRYSFATAALRVWGKAIVLLVIFLVLLLLLVQVFLPGRYLTEQVGNAAQMGPRDDLPEPSRNLARARRALGNLQETLPIFLTLAVLSIVLGEQSWLALIGAWLYLVARVSHVICYMKGLSPWRSVSFMAGLLGNLLMVIALVPHIWG
- a CDS encoding HupE/UreJ family protein, with product MRLFLALAILVLFPTISFAHTGVGDTAGFFHGFEHPIGGIDHVLAMVAGGVFAFVLGGRALWLVPLSFVTMMVAGFALGVTQVDLPYVELGIALSSVVIGAAAALGRAMPVAAAMTLVGLFAVFHGHAHGAEMPTDASGLTYAAGFAVATALLHLSGIASTAAIARLIGKYGKYAAQFAGGVFAIGGIGVLAGWL
- a CDS encoding ABC transporter permease, which produces MNALTRFASVARPTSPRFTPSTQRQLWPRLLAHRGFAIGMLLGVILLVLAALGPFISPYEPNWPDYAVALQAPSATHWLGTDPTGRDVLSRLLDGAHRSIGAAVMVLGTIFTIGIIIGTIAGMAGGWVDTVLMRLVDVMMTLPGLVLAFAIIGILGPGFINLLIALIVADWAYYARLARSYTLSARQRPDVIAARMAGIGEARILFRHVLPGVALQLAVVATLGLGGMISAISGFSFLGLGVQQPYAEWGAMLAESRFYFPIAPWLLLVPAGLIFVSVLAANLAGNGLRDVLEPRGRT
- a CDS encoding ABC transporter permease translates to MAVLILKRLAQAVLTALAATVIVWALLPLSPGDPVMRILEARFIHEPNDLQIANLRAELALDEPLPLQYVQWLGRVVQGDLSVSYRTGKPVLEEIGQRLPATLMLLGTALATSVILALILALISVAWRGRWPDRVILLYTQIGSALPTFVFALLVLQYVVVGAGVGRVLSSGTFALVLLPALTIGVDRAAGWTQLLRASLLQAMNSNFAQVARARGASRWFVLSRHGLPNGLLPFLTAVGVSIGALIGGAPIIEEIFTWPGLGRYLLQALSARDFPVIQGFVLLSGLAYVAASFLVDVVAMLLDPRLRSAR
- a CDS encoding PAS domain-containing protein, producing MKSELEQPVGLPYAPLAVGGAVFIACLLGISTRPPGFIAMVWPANAIMLGLLVRIPCARRATTWLVAAFAYMAADLVAGTDFAKAILLNTANLCGIGAGYVAYRYLPRDALRMREPASALYVILLSAAASVGAGVVGAVGDPFLLQIGMNNAAILWAVTELVNYIALLPVILSAQKFGARLLFVNRVSISTYLRAALPTLALAASCCFAAALGGPGAIALAVPALLWCGLSYSVFVVSVLSFAFSCWSLTILCAAYVQGSGAVVDEHALVSMRLAAFVIALAPTTLAIVMRRMVELNEKLSFTRQSADMAMNAGGIVATWDLNLGLRTLSVEGSFLRMFNLESQPKAIPLEVLSRLMHPDDRDRVWDALGNSIATDTDYHCRYRLVTPQGEIRWFAAFGKPSRDNQHAVSNLTGILVDVTEHAHAVEALEQSNTRFNIVSESIPQIVWSTDSKGRHDYFNSRWAEFTGVSPEETSFDTWERLVHPDDKPRVDESWRACLASGETYSIDYRFRYRDGSYRWLKVLAKPFWNDEGEIVRWYGTSTDINDAKELEAERELVSRELDHRIGNLFALVNGLVALSARHGTDLKSATDDLRGRLSALHGAHVLIRGNGQGQSATLAELLWQLLAPYHNGGDHITIAGDEVAVDASAMTSVALIFHELATNAVKYGALGDSTGHLSIMLTHNGERVRIVWEEVSGAQAATAQGSGFGSKLFTSIVEAQLRGTATRSWSPEGLTVDIDVPASSLERNARG
- a CDS encoding ABC transporter substrate-binding protein, coding for MIFKRLTLALLASALAVSAATAQSDPAPLRIVTSFDIGTMNPAVDGFWMQEFGVAELLMKFYPDGTNQPWLLESLENKDALTWVATVRDGITFQNGKVLDADAVLAVIKRQMAVSDSATGAVPEGTTFVKTGNMEITISTVAPWPELPGILSNEAIFLIYDAEAADAVGDDWTKLTNAGIYTGPYTVTSLTSARLDAERNDSYWNGEPALPGLSVSFVTDPNARILAVQNDEADIALYPPIAARPVVDATPGIHFNTGTTGTGGFLGFMNVNQPPFDDVRVRQALMQTIDYDEIANVVFGGALAEAKGLYNESFPWARQTYVTDPTAAAALLDEAGWLLDGDMRRKDGEALELKVVIYPQQPDLVPLSGALQAQVRKLGIGVKIQSVDDVYAALGKGGVDWDLGISSEGTVSWGVTSPFLTRYLGPAGNRNFASYANPEVHALIAELKVTVDTTRRDEILGRIQDILVSEDPYVFAFNIHKGRVVVNETYAGYEPGFALYHVSPTTAPSPAQ
- a CDS encoding (2Fe-2S) ferredoxin domain-containing protein yields the protein MIMRPALGRVMQPDAILFVISLANLSARRFATVANGLAAATALPSRLVRLEGTDQNLPQALDALRDEGHTSILVQPIGLPFPESLIAWLPGALATWSLLPGNDDVTLSVGSEASDDPALLSHFVTTALENADNATPVAKAKPSLGKPGWQNPPDFRHHLLVCTGPRCHYRDAASLLHALKDETNRQGIASQCLTARTGCLFPCNQGPMVALYPKGEWYRLADKTALARFVSEVLVQGQTAHDLLIHTAKAARQPALSTKDNS